The following coding sequences are from one Pseudomonas mendocina window:
- a CDS encoding PepSY domain-containing protein has translation MRRLLLVSALLACAAPAFAKTECTTADRSTWQDPDQFQAKLVADGYKINKFKVTEGNCYEIYGFDKEGRKVEIYHDPVSGKAVKTEIDD, from the coding sequence ATGCGTCGTCTACTGCTCGTTTCCGCCCTGCTCGCCTGCGCCGCGCCGGCCTTCGCCAAGACCGAGTGCACCACGGCCGACCGCTCCACCTGGCAAGACCCCGACCAGTTCCAGGCCAAGCTGGTAGCCGATGGCTACAAGATCAACAAGTTCAAGGTCACCGAAGGTAACTGCTACGAGATCTACGGCTTCGACAAGGAAGGCCGCAAGGTCGAGATCTATCACGACCCGGTCAGCGGCAAGGCCGTGAAGACCGAGATCGACGACTGA
- the adhP gene encoding alcohol dehydrogenase AdhP — protein MNQTMKAAVVHAFGEPLRIEEVRTPLPGPGQILVKIEASGVCHTDLHAAEGDWPVKPSLPFIPGHEGVGYVAAVGSGVTRVKEGDRVGVPWLYTACGCCEHCLTGWETLCESQQNTGYSINGGYAEYVLADPNYVGILPKNVDFLEIAPILCAGVTVYKGLKETKARPGQWVAISGIGGLGHVAVQYARAMGLHVIAVDVDDAKLELARKLGASLTINARKENPAEVVQRDIGGAHGVLVTAVSNAAFGQAIGMARRHGTVALVGLPPGDFPTPIFDVVLKAITITGSIVGTRADLQEALDFAGEGLVKATVHSDKLDNINGIFDQMRGGQIEGRVVLQF, from the coding sequence ATGAACCAGACCATGAAAGCCGCAGTTGTCCACGCCTTTGGCGAACCCCTGCGTATCGAGGAGGTGAGAACCCCGCTACCTGGCCCCGGGCAGATCCTGGTGAAAATCGAAGCCTCGGGCGTCTGCCACACCGACTTGCACGCCGCCGAGGGCGACTGGCCGGTGAAACCGAGCCTGCCGTTCATTCCGGGCCACGAAGGCGTGGGTTACGTGGCGGCGGTCGGCAGCGGCGTCACCCGGGTCAAGGAAGGCGACCGCGTCGGCGTGCCCTGGCTGTACACCGCCTGCGGCTGCTGCGAACACTGCCTGACCGGCTGGGAAACCCTCTGCGAAAGCCAGCAGAACACCGGTTATTCGATCAATGGCGGCTACGCCGAATACGTGCTGGCTGACCCGAACTATGTCGGCATCCTGCCGAAAAATGTCGACTTCCTCGAGATCGCACCGATCCTTTGCGCCGGCGTGACGGTGTACAAGGGCCTCAAGGAAACCAAGGCACGCCCTGGCCAGTGGGTGGCGATCTCCGGCATCGGTGGCCTCGGTCACGTGGCCGTGCAATACGCCCGTGCCATGGGCCTGCACGTGATCGCGGTGGATGTCGACGACGCCAAGCTGGAGCTGGCGCGCAAGCTCGGCGCAAGCCTGACCATCAACGCCCGCAAGGAGAACCCGGCTGAGGTGGTGCAACGCGATATCGGCGGTGCTCACGGCGTACTGGTTACTGCCGTGTCCAACGCCGCCTTCGGTCAGGCCATCGGCATGGCGCGCCGGCATGGCACGGTGGCGCTGGTCGGGTTGCCGCCGGGCGATTTCCCCACGCCGATCTTCGACGTGGTGCTCAAGGCCATCACGATCACCGGTTCCATCGTCGGTACCCGCGCCGATCTGCAGGAGGCGCTGGACTTCGCCGGCGAGGGCTTGGTCAAGGCCACGGTGCACAGCGACAAGCTCGACAACATCAATGGCATCTTCGACCAGATGCGCGGTGGGCAGATCGAGGGACGCGTCGTACTGCAGTTCTGA
- a CDS encoding exo-alpha-sialidase: MTSTLKTCALLLGAATVFACAWLGAAPHALAPFANQPAPPAANTAPALAAHFASSDLEDFVHSASITGLPGGDLMAAWFAGTREGAADVQIRAARFDAASGQWSAERVLASRESTQRAVGKHIRKLGNPVISLAPDNRLWLFYVSVSLGGWAGSAVNAMVSDDLGETWSAPRQLVTSPFLNISTLVRAAPVFHADGSIGLPVYHEFLGKFPEYLHLSANGEVLGKYRIGKGRYSLQPTVVALDERRAVALLRYAGEAHHRVLASYSEDAGRSWSRPEPVEPSNPNSSLAAVGRPDGSLLVAMNDLEDGRFRLTLYATDANLGNWRTLGELDETPNPWGEPIPRDEFPAVVSEKYRASGGKPEQQARFLEQVTARMCSAEGCTFDYEYPYFTRDREGNYHLVYSWNDMFIKHLAFNEAWLSERRPHD; the protein is encoded by the coding sequence ATGACCTCGACCCTCAAGACCTGCGCCCTGCTGCTGGGCGCGGCCACGGTGTTCGCCTGCGCCTGGCTCGGCGCTGCGCCCCATGCGCTGGCCCCCTTCGCCAACCAGCCAGCGCCACCGGCAGCCAACACGGCACCGGCCCTGGCCGCACACTTCGCCTCCTCCGACCTGGAGGATTTCGTCCACTCCGCCTCGATCACCGGCCTGCCCGGCGGCGACCTGATGGCCGCCTGGTTCGCCGGCACGCGCGAAGGCGCCGCCGATGTGCAGATCCGCGCCGCGCGCTTCGATGCCGCCAGCGGCCAGTGGAGCGCCGAGCGCGTGCTGGCCAGTCGCGAGTCGACCCAGCGCGCCGTCGGCAAGCACATTCGCAAGCTGGGCAACCCGGTGATCAGCCTGGCGCCGGACAACCGCCTGTGGCTGTTCTACGTCTCGGTGTCGCTGGGCGGCTGGGCTGGTAGCGCGGTCAACGCCATGGTCTCCGACGACCTCGGTGAAACCTGGTCGGCGCCACGCCAGCTCGTCACCAGCCCCTTTCTCAACATCAGCACCCTGGTGCGCGCCGCGCCGGTGTTCCATGCCGACGGCAGCATCGGCCTGCCGGTGTACCACGAGTTTCTCGGCAAGTTTCCCGAGTACCTGCACCTGAGCGCGAATGGCGAAGTGCTGGGCAAGTACCGCATCGGCAAGGGCCGCTATTCCTTGCAACCGACCGTGGTGGCGCTGGACGAGCGCCGCGCCGTGGCCCTGCTACGTTATGCCGGCGAAGCGCATCACCGTGTGCTGGCCAGCTACAGCGAGGACGCCGGGCGCAGCTGGAGCCGGCCAGAACCGGTGGAGCCGAGCAACCCCAACTCGTCCCTGGCGGCGGTCGGCCGCCCCGACGGCAGCCTGCTGGTGGCAATGAATGACCTGGAGGACGGTCGTTTTCGCCTGACCCTCTATGCCACCGATGCCAACCTGGGCAACTGGCGCACCCTGGGCGAGCTGGATGAAACGCCCAACCCCTGGGGCGAGCCGATTCCGCGCGATGAATTCCCCGCCGTGGTCAGCGAGAAATACCGCGCCAGCGGCGGCAAGCCCGAGCAGCAGGCGCGCTTTCTCGAACAGGTAACGGCGCGCATGTGCAGCGCCGAAGGCTGCACCTTCGACTACGAGTACCCCTACTTCACCCGCGACCGCGAGGGTAACTACCACCTCGTCTATTCGTGGAACGACATGTTCATCAAGCACCTGGCCTTCAACGAGGCCTGGCTGTCGGAGCGCCGCCCGCATGACTGA
- a CDS encoding histone deacetylase family protein: MLTYYSDDHHLHHGKCELIDGQLMPCFEKPQRADHILARVNNRQLGEVRAPRDFGLAPIERIHSKAYLEFFQGAWARWQEQGGKGDLLPFTWPARTLRRMIPNDLHGQLGYYSFDGGAPITAGTWQAAYSAAQVALSAQQEIANGAHSAFALCRPPGHHAAGDVMGGYCYLNNAAIAAQAFLDQGRKKVAILDVDYHHGNGTQDIFYQRSDVLFASIHGDPAEEFPFFLGYADELGEGAGEGYNFNYPLPMGSSWETWSAALEQACQRIAEYGAEVVVVSLGVDTYMEDPISQFKLDSPDYLAMGRRIAALGLPTLFIMEGGYAVEAIGVNAVNVLEGFEGA; encoded by the coding sequence ATGCTCACCTACTACAGCGACGACCACCACCTGCACCACGGCAAATGCGAGCTGATCGACGGGCAACTGATGCCCTGCTTCGAGAAGCCGCAGCGCGCCGACCATATCCTCGCCCGTGTGAACAATCGCCAGCTTGGCGAAGTACGTGCACCCAGGGATTTCGGCCTGGCTCCCATCGAACGCATCCACAGCAAGGCCTACCTGGAGTTCTTCCAGGGCGCCTGGGCGCGTTGGCAGGAACAGGGCGGCAAGGGCGACCTGCTGCCGTTCACCTGGCCGGCGCGCACCTTGCGCAGGATGATCCCCAATGACCTGCACGGCCAGCTCGGCTACTACAGTTTCGACGGCGGTGCGCCGATTACCGCCGGCACCTGGCAGGCCGCCTACAGCGCCGCACAGGTGGCGCTCAGCGCCCAGCAGGAGATCGCCAACGGCGCCCACAGCGCCTTCGCCCTGTGCCGTCCGCCAGGCCACCACGCCGCTGGCGATGTGATGGGTGGCTACTGCTACCTGAACAATGCCGCCATCGCCGCCCAGGCCTTCCTCGATCAGGGCCGCAAGAAAGTCGCCATCCTCGATGTCGACTACCACCACGGCAACGGCACCCAGGACATCTTCTACCAGCGCAGCGACGTGCTGTTCGCCTCGATCCACGGCGACCCGGCCGAGGAGTTCCCGTTCTTCCTCGGTTATGCCGACGAACTGGGCGAGGGCGCCGGCGAGGGCTACAACTTCAATTACCCGTTGCCCATGGGCAGCTCCTGGGAAACCTGGAGCGCGGCGCTGGAGCAGGCCTGCCAGCGCATCGCCGAATACGGCGCCGAGGTTGTGGTGGTGTCGCTGGGCGTGGACACCTACATGGAAGACCCGATCTCGCAGTTCAAGCTCGACAGCCCGGACTACCTGGCCATGGGCCGGCGTATCGCCGCGCTGGGCCTGCCGACGCTGTTCATCATGGAAGGCGGCTACGCGGTGGAGGCCATCGGCGTCAACGCGGTCAACGTACTGGAAGGGTTCGAGGGCGCCTGA
- a CDS encoding AraC family transcriptional regulator — protein MLHASLTTLHVVSLILQRFADQPELRPQLLAGSGIGAADLDNADARITRVQELQVCANALALRADMGLELGRSLHVSSYGLLGYAALSAATFGDAWRLLLQYPALLGTYFRLDMQVEGELAWICASGYRDAEALEVFNVEMCLASLKLIGDELLRQPMPLEGAEFTYAQPRYMKRYAKSFPCPLRFEAQRNAFAFPAALLERRLPLADSVTHSDMVERCRRLNAEFSSRQAWLERVRQLLAAQLAEPPGLENLAQQMHCSPRTLRRHLQELGTSYQGLLDELRFERAKTLLSDEQWPVYRIAEVLGFSETASFRHAFQRWSGVPPSRFRA, from the coding sequence ATGCTGCACGCCTCGCTGACCACTCTGCACGTGGTTTCCCTGATCCTGCAACGCTTCGCTGACCAGCCCGAGCTGCGCCCGCAATTGCTGGCCGGGAGCGGTATTGGTGCGGCTGATCTGGACAATGCCGACGCGCGCATCACCCGGGTGCAGGAGCTGCAAGTCTGTGCCAATGCCCTGGCCCTGCGTGCCGACATGGGGCTGGAGTTGGGACGCAGCCTGCATGTTTCCTCCTATGGGCTGTTGGGTTACGCCGCACTCTCGGCTGCCACCTTTGGTGACGCCTGGCGCCTGCTGTTGCAGTACCCGGCGTTGCTCGGCACCTATTTCCGTCTCGATATGCAGGTGGAAGGCGAGCTGGCCTGGATCTGCGCCAGCGGCTATCGCGATGCCGAGGCGCTGGAAGTGTTCAACGTGGAGATGTGCCTGGCTTCGCTGAAGCTGATCGGTGATGAACTGCTGCGCCAGCCGATGCCGCTGGAGGGGGCCGAGTTCACCTATGCCCAGCCGCGCTATATGAAGCGCTATGCAAAGAGTTTTCCCTGCCCGTTGCGCTTCGAGGCGCAGCGCAATGCCTTCGCCTTTCCCGCCGCGTTGCTGGAGCGCCGCTTGCCGCTGGCCGACAGCGTCACCCACAGTGACATGGTGGAGCGCTGCCGGCGCCTGAACGCTGAGTTCAGCAGCCGCCAGGCCTGGCTGGAACGGGTGCGCCAGTTGCTCGCCGCACAGTTGGCCGAGCCGCCGGGGCTGGAGAACCTGGCGCAGCAGATGCATTGCTCGCCGCGTACCCTGCGCCGCCATCTGCAGGAGCTAGGCACCAGCTATCAGGGCCTGCTCGACGAGTTGCGCTTCGAGCGCGCCAAGACGCTGCTCAGCGACGAGCAATGGCCGGTGTACCGCATCGCCGAGGTGCTCGGCTTCAGCGAGACCGCCAGCTTCCGCCATGCCTTCCAGCGCTGGAGCGGCGTGCCGCCGAGTCGCTTTCGCGCCTGA
- a CDS encoding PepSY domain-containing protein, producing MSLLARTALGGLLLLGATPLLADTDCARPDRSAWMPESQFRERMKRQGVQITKFRITPGNCYEIYGFDDAGRKLEIYYDPVDARPVEEVASSHLAHPSHP from the coding sequence ATGTCCCTTTTAGCCCGCACCGCCTTGGGCGGCCTGCTGCTGCTCGGAGCCACGCCGCTGCTGGCCGACACCGATTGTGCCCGCCCCGATCGCAGCGCCTGGATGCCCGAGTCGCAGTTTCGCGAGCGGATGAAGCGCCAGGGCGTGCAGATCACCAAGTTCCGCATCACCCCTGGCAACTGCTACGAGATCTACGGCTTCGATGACGCAGGACGCAAGCTGGAGATCTATTACGACCCGGTCGATGCCCGTCCGGTAGAAGAAGTCGCCAGCTCGCACCTGGCCCATCCCAGCCATCCCTGA
- a CDS encoding ABC transporter substrate-binding protein has translation MKRLLALLPLLFSLTCASAEDVLRVDFRERPPEMRAVDGIPSGPLISVLETAAQRLGVRLHWRLTPFLRSLDDLRSGRVDLVPRVLLTEQRREYIHFLPSIGNQQLNVRFIVRPGHEAELRRYDDLYTLAVGVKRGTAYFEPFDSDVLLQRAYASDDAQLAAMFRAGRLDAIAVLDVMPMEAQFAALGFTGFSYAHYVHRQVLGNHFGASLKRYRSDRRALYDSLAAELERMRAQGEIALIYHRYGVPPPDEANR, from the coding sequence ATGAAACGCCTGCTTGCGTTACTGCCCCTGCTCTTCAGCCTGACCTGCGCCAGCGCCGAAGACGTGCTGCGGGTGGACTTTCGCGAGCGCCCTCCCGAGATGCGCGCCGTCGATGGCATCCCCAGCGGCCCACTGATCAGCGTGCTGGAAACCGCCGCACAGCGCCTTGGCGTACGCCTGCATTGGCGCCTGACGCCCTTCCTGCGCAGCCTCGACGACCTGCGCTCCGGGCGAGTCGACCTGGTGCCACGGGTACTGCTCACCGAACAGCGCCGCGAGTACATCCACTTCCTGCCCAGCATCGGCAACCAGCAGTTGAACGTGCGCTTCATCGTCCGCCCAGGGCATGAAGCCGAACTGCGTCGCTACGACGATCTCTATACGCTGGCCGTAGGCGTCAAACGCGGCACCGCCTATTTCGAACCCTTCGACAGCGATGTCCTGCTGCAACGGGCCTACGCCAGCGACGATGCACAGCTGGCGGCGATGTTTCGCGCAGGCCGCCTGGACGCCATCGCCGTGCTCGACGTCATGCCGATGGAAGCGCAATTCGCCGCACTGGGTTTCACGGGATTCAGCTATGCCCACTACGTGCATCGCCAGGTGCTGGGCAATCACTTTGGCGCATCGCTCAAGCGCTACCGAAGTGATCGTCGTGCGCTCTACGACAGCCTGGCCGCGGAGCTCGAGCGCATGCGCGCGCAAGGAGAAATCGCGCTGATCTACCATCGCTATGGCGTTCCGCCACCGGATGAAGCGAACCGATAG
- a CDS encoding GlsB/YeaQ/YmgE family stress response membrane protein translates to MGIIGTIFIGLIVGLIARFLKPGDDSMGWIMTILLGIGGSIAATYGGQALGIYEAGQAAGFIGAVIGAIVLLVIYGAIKKD, encoded by the coding sequence ATGGGTATTATTGGCACCATCTTCATCGGTCTGATCGTTGGCCTCATCGCACGCTTCCTCAAACCGGGTGATGACAGCATGGGCTGGATCATGACCATCCTGCTCGGCATCGGTGGCTCCATCGCGGCCACTTACGGTGGCCAGGCCCTGGGCATCTACGAAGCCGGACAAGCTGCCGGCTTCATCGGCGCAGTGATCGGCGCCATCGTTCTGCTGGTAATCTACGGCGCAATAAAGAAGGACTAG
- a CDS encoding 5-(carboxyamino)imidazole ribonucleotide synthase, translating into MKIGVIGGGQLGRMMALAGTPLGMNFAFLDPAPDACAQALGEHIRADYGDQDHLRQLADEVDLVTFEFESVPAETVAFLSQFVPVYPSAEALRIARDRWFEKSMFRELGIPTPEFADIQSQADLDAAVASIGLPAVMKTRTLGYDGKGQKVLRKPEDVTGAFAELGSVPCILEGFVPFTGEVSLIAVRARDGETRFYPLVHNTHDSGILALSIASTEHPLQALAEDYVGRVLDKLDYVGVLAFEFFEVDGGLKANEIAPRVHNSGHWTIEGAECSQFENHLRAVAGLPLGSTAKLGESAMLNFIGEVPPVAAVISIADCHLHHYGKAFKAGRKVGHATVRSADRAGLDTAIAAVQALIAKG; encoded by the coding sequence ATGAAAATCGGTGTAATCGGTGGCGGCCAGCTGGGCCGCATGATGGCGCTGGCGGGCACCCCGCTGGGCATGAACTTCGCTTTCCTCGATCCGGCGCCAGATGCCTGCGCCCAGGCCCTCGGCGAGCACATCCGCGCCGACTACGGCGATCAGGATCACCTGCGCCAGCTGGCCGACGAAGTCGACCTGGTGACCTTCGAGTTCGAGAGCGTGCCGGCGGAAACCGTGGCCTTCCTCTCGCAGTTCGTGCCGGTCTACCCGAGCGCGGAAGCACTGCGTATCGCCCGTGACCGCTGGTTCGAGAAATCCATGTTCCGCGAGCTGGGTATTCCTACTCCCGAGTTCGCCGACATCCAGTCGCAGGCAGACCTGGACGCCGCGGTGGCCAGCATCGGCCTGCCGGCGGTGATGAAGACCCGTACCCTGGGCTATGACGGCAAGGGCCAGAAGGTGCTGCGCAAGCCGGAAGACGTCACCGGCGCCTTCGCCGAGCTGGGCAGCGTGCCGTGCATCCTCGAAGGCTTCGTGCCCTTCACCGGCGAGGTGTCGCTGATCGCCGTGCGTGCACGCGATGGCGAAACCCGCTTCTATCCGCTGGTGCACAACACCCATGACAGCGGCATCCTCGCCCTGTCCATCGCCAGCACTGAGCACCCACTGCAAGCGCTGGCCGAAGACTACGTCGGCCGCGTGCTGGACAAGCTCGATTACGTCGGCGTGCTGGCCTTCGAGTTCTTCGAAGTCGATGGCGGCCTCAAGGCCAACGAGATCGCCCCACGTGTGCACAACTCCGGGCACTGGACCATCGAAGGCGCCGAGTGCAGCCAGTTCGAGAACCACCTGCGCGCCGTTGCCGGCCTGCCGCTGGGCTCCACCGCCAAGCTGGGCGAAAGCGCCATGCTCAACTTCATCGGTGAAGTACCGCCGGTGGCTGCGGTGATCAGCATCGCCGATTGCCATCTGCACCACTACGGCAAGGCCTTCAAGGCCGGGCGCAAGGTGGGTCACGCCACCGTACGCAGTGCCGACCGGGCTGGCCTCGACACAGCCATCGCAGCAGTCCAGGCGCTGATCGCCAAGGGCTGA
- a CDS encoding FAD/FMN-containing dehydrogenase, with translation MKAAALLLLCLLSTTALAVEPGERLAPWTLLDQFDAPYTLNDQTRILLVARDMDGAKLVNAALEGKPKGYLDERQAVFLADISRMPSVIATLFALPKMRDYNYRILLDRDARIAPRYPAGEGEVLWLQLENGKLVEQKVFREAEALGQALESVQH, from the coding sequence ATGAAAGCTGCTGCCCTGCTGTTGCTGTGCCTGCTGTCCACCACTGCACTGGCCGTGGAGCCCGGCGAACGCCTGGCGCCCTGGACACTGCTGGATCAGTTCGACGCGCCTTATACCCTGAACGATCAGACCCGCATCCTCCTGGTCGCCCGTGACATGGACGGCGCCAAACTGGTCAACGCCGCCCTGGAAGGCAAGCCCAAGGGCTACCTGGACGAACGCCAGGCCGTGTTCCTCGCCGACATAAGCCGCATGCCCAGCGTCATCGCCACCCTCTTCGCTCTGCCGAAGATGCGCGACTACAACTACCGCATCCTCCTCGACCGCGACGCCCGCATCGCCCCGCGTTATCCGGCTGGCGAGGGTGAAGTGCTGTGGTTGCAGTTGGAGAACGGGAAGTTGGTGGAGCAGAAGGTGTTCAGGGAGGCGGAGGCTTTGGGTCAAGCACTGGAGTCGGTACAGCACTGA
- the purE gene encoding 5-(carboxyamino)imidazole ribonucleotide mutase, translating to MSALVGVIMGSKSDWSTLSHTAEMLDKLGIPHEVKVVSAHRTPDLLFQYAEEAEARGIQVIIAGAGGAAHLPGMCAAKTHLPVLGVPVQSSMLSGVDSLLSIVQMPAGIPVATLAIGKAGAVNAALLAASILGHQHPQFHAALKQFRQEQTDTVLSNPDPREA from the coding sequence ATGAGCGCACTGGTTGGCGTGATCATGGGCTCCAAGTCCGATTGGTCCACCCTTAGCCACACCGCCGAGATGCTGGACAAGCTGGGCATCCCCCACGAGGTCAAGGTGGTTTCTGCCCACCGCACCCCGGACCTGCTGTTCCAGTACGCCGAAGAGGCAGAAGCACGCGGCATTCAGGTGATCATCGCTGGTGCCGGCGGCGCCGCCCACCTGCCGGGCATGTGCGCCGCCAAGACCCACCTGCCGGTGCTCGGCGTACCGGTGCAGTCGTCCATGCTCTCGGGCGTCGACTCGCTGCTGTCGATCGTGCAGATGCCGGCCGGTATCCCGGTCGCCACCCTGGCCATCGGCAAGGCCGGCGCAGTCAACGCCGCCCTGCTGGCCGCCAGCATCCTCGGTCACCAGCACCCGCAATTCCACGCGGCGCTGAAACAGTTCCGCCAGGAACAGACCGATACCGTGCTGAGCAACCCGGATCCGCGCGAGGCCTGA
- a CDS encoding LTA synthase family protein codes for MSWLKSRRLHYLAGLTALLFVLFAALRGLFLLGFSAVDSIGDPDVLPTLGIGLRFDLRLALLLMLPVGILLALPKLRLARFRAVRWLLRGYLLLAVATLGLLYIVDFGHYAYLGVRLNATVLRFAGDAQISAGMLWQTYPVLWITIAWLVGVALWAWALLRLERATLDRPASGSVGVLPALGGAALVSVLVFFGLLGRASALNLENPVPLRWSDAFYSGNSQIGALGLNPALFLFDTLKLEPAAFDEAATREHYEVVADYLGVSERDAQGLNFFRHQPLQAHRIQAERQPNVVFVMLESLGTSAVGAYGNPLNPTPNLDRLAQQSWFFRHFYVPVTGTAKTVWASITGIPDVSRQETATRNPLIARQRTLINALDGYEKFYMIGGNAGWANINALIRQSIDGVQLYEERHWQSPQVDVWGISDLDFFKESTRILGALPKDKPFFAYLQTSGNHRPFTIPKDNDGFEPLDLPLEQVQQAGSRSIEQYNAVRLLDFNIGRLMELAKEQGFYDDTIFVFFGDHNTRISQIPHMAPAFEQLGLESNNVPLLIHAPKWLAPREFDAAVGLADLLPTVAGLVGVPFDNSGLGRDLQLPAPEGERVVPLVLQEGTFPVIGAVTRDFLVQMQHDGSSPTLHDLRSLTPRDNVAEQHPQEFQRLLALSRGLHEAARLQMYRNVQAEK; via the coding sequence ATGAGCTGGCTGAAATCCCGCCGCCTGCACTACCTGGCAGGCCTGACGGCGCTGCTGTTCGTGCTCTTCGCCGCCTTGCGCGGGCTTTTTCTGCTGGGTTTTTCCGCCGTCGACAGCATCGGTGACCCGGACGTGCTGCCCACCCTCGGCATCGGCCTGCGCTTCGACCTGCGCCTGGCCCTGCTGCTGATGTTGCCGGTGGGCATCCTGCTGGCACTGCCCAAGCTGCGCCTGGCGCGCTTTCGCGCCGTGCGCTGGCTGCTGCGCGGCTACCTGCTGCTGGCCGTAGCAACGCTGGGCCTGCTGTACATAGTCGACTTCGGTCACTACGCCTACCTGGGCGTGCGCCTCAACGCCACGGTGCTGCGCTTTGCCGGCGATGCGCAGATCTCTGCCGGCATGCTCTGGCAGACCTACCCGGTGCTGTGGATAACCATCGCCTGGCTAGTGGGCGTGGCCCTATGGGCATGGGCGCTGCTGCGCCTGGAGCGCGCCACTCTGGATCGCCCCGCCAGCGGCAGTGTCGGCGTGCTGCCGGCCCTTGGCGGCGCGGCGCTGGTGAGCGTGCTGGTGTTCTTCGGCCTGCTCGGCCGCGCCAGCGCGCTGAACCTGGAGAACCCGGTGCCGCTGCGCTGGAGCGATGCCTTCTACAGCGGCAATAGCCAGATCGGCGCGCTCGGCCTCAACCCGGCGCTATTTCTCTTCGACACCCTCAAGCTCGAACCTGCCGCCTTCGACGAGGCAGCCACGCGCGAGCACTACGAGGTGGTGGCCGATTACCTGGGCGTCAGCGAGCGTGATGCGCAGGGGTTGAACTTCTTCCGTCACCAGCCGCTGCAGGCGCATCGCATCCAGGCCGAGCGCCAGCCCAACGTGGTCTTCGTCATGCTCGAATCCCTCGGTACCAGTGCGGTGGGTGCCTACGGCAACCCGCTGAACCCGACGCCGAACCTGGATCGTCTGGCCCAGCAAAGCTGGTTCTTCCGCCACTTCTACGTACCGGTGACCGGCACCGCCAAGACGGTGTGGGCGAGCATCACCGGCATCCCCGACGTGTCGCGCCAGGAGACGGCGACGCGCAACCCGCTGATCGCCCGTCAGCGCACGCTGATCAATGCGCTCGACGGCTATGAGAAGTTCTACATGATCGGCGGCAACGCCGGCTGGGCCAATATCAATGCGCTGATCCGCCAGAGCATCGACGGCGTGCAGCTCTACGAGGAACGCCACTGGCAGTCGCCACAGGTGGACGTGTGGGGCATTTCCGACCTGGATTTCTTCAAGGAAAGCACGCGCATCCTCGGTGCCCTGCCCAAGGACAAACCGTTCTTCGCCTACCTGCAGACCTCCGGCAACCACCGCCCCTTCACCATCCCCAAGGACAACGATGGCTTCGAGCCGCTCGACCTGCCGCTGGAACAGGTGCAGCAGGCCGGCTCGCGCAGCATCGAGCAGTACAACGCCGTGCGCCTGCTGGACTTCAACATCGGTCGCCTGATGGAACTGGCCAAGGAGCAGGGCTTCTACGACGACACCATTTTCGTCTTCTTCGGCGACCACAACACCCGCATCAGCCAGATCCCGCACATGGCGCCGGCCTTCGAGCAACTGGGGCTGGAGAGCAACAACGTGCCGCTGCTGATTCACGCGCCGAAATGGCTGGCGCCGCGCGAGTTCGACGCGGCCGTGGGCCTGGCCGACCTGCTGCCGACGGTGGCCGGGCTGGTCGGCGTGCCCTTCGATAACAGCGGCCTCGGTCGCGACCTGCAATTGCCTGCCCCGGAAGGCGAGCGCGTGGTGCCGCTGGTGCTGCAGGAAGGCACCTTCCCGGTGATCGGCGCGGTGACCCGAGATTTCCTCGTGCAAATGCAGCACGACGGCAGCTCGCCGACCCTGCACGACCTGCGCTCGCTGACGCCGCGCGACAATGTGGCCGAGCAGCACCCGCAAGAGTTCCAGCGCCTGCTGGCGCTGAGCCGTGGCTTGCATGAAGCCGCGCGCTTGCAGATGTACCGCAACGTGCAAGCAGAGAAATGA
- a CDS encoding DUF3299 domain-containing protein yields MRHLLLALLLLSGLAHAELPETDWLDLMPPEDRKALEEMPDISHDTPEGDSTFYSEGGLRQQDKDLPAVMYSAKTVAALDGKAIRLGGYPVPLESDEKGNSTLFFLVPYPGACIHVPPPPPNQLVLVRYPKGIPLDDIYAPLWVSGELKVEQVSNDLADAAYAMDAGEVRLVTDEDL; encoded by the coding sequence ATGCGCCACCTGCTGCTCGCCTTGCTGCTGCTCTCCGGTCTGGCTCACGCCGAACTGCCGGAAACCGACTGGCTCGACCTGATGCCCCCCGAAGACCGCAAGGCCCTCGAGGAAATGCCCGACATCAGCCACGACACCCCCGAAGGCGACAGCACCTTCTACAGCGAAGGCGGTCTGCGCCAACAGGACAAGGATCTGCCTGCGGTGATGTACTCCGCCAAGACCGTCGCCGCACTCGACGGCAAGGCCATCCGCCTGGGTGGCTACCCGGTACCGCTGGAAAGCGACGAGAAAGGCAACAGCACCCTGTTCTTCCTGGTGCCCTATCCGGGCGCCTGCATCCACGTACCGCCACCGCCGCCCAACCAACTGGTACTGGTGCGCTACCCGAAAGGCATCCCGCTCGACGACATCTACGCCCCACTGTGGGTCAGCGGCGAGCTAAAGGTGGAGCAGGTCAGCAACGACCTGGCCGACGCCGCCTACGCCATGGATGCCGGCGAAGTGCGTCTGGTGACCGATGAAGACCTCTAA